The following are encoded in a window of Maridesulfovibrio ferrireducens genomic DNA:
- the amrA gene encoding AmmeMemoRadiSam system protein A, translated as MTDEFSFSISDEEKDYLKELVKLSIVSKLRDGQEQEIPEPPTAHLKESLGAFVTLKLVGHLRGCIGNVQGSGPLYKTVWNMARAAAFEDTRFPTLTLGEYEKLDYEISILSPLSVCPDTDQIEIGKHGLIMQRGRNTGLLLPQVAVEWKWNRQQFLAQTCQKAGMKPTAWQDEATTIFWFEAVVF; from the coding sequence ATGACAGATGAATTCAGTTTCTCAATCAGTGATGAAGAAAAAGATTACCTTAAAGAACTCGTAAAACTGAGCATCGTCAGTAAACTGCGGGACGGGCAGGAACAGGAAATACCGGAGCCGCCGACAGCTCATCTGAAAGAAAGTCTCGGGGCTTTCGTTACCCTGAAACTTGTCGGACATCTTCGCGGCTGTATCGGTAATGTTCAAGGAAGCGGACCGCTCTACAAAACAGTTTGGAATATGGCCCGCGCGGCAGCATTTGAAGACACCAGATTTCCGACGCTCACTCTAGGTGAGTACGAAAAGCTGGACTATGAAATTTCAATTCTAAGCCCTCTAAGCGTTTGCCCGGACACTGATCAAATAGAGATAGGAAAACACGGTCTAATCATGCAAAGAGGCAGAAATACGGGACTACTATTGCCGCAGGTTGCCGTTGAATGGAAGTGGAATCGTCAGCAGTTTTTAGCTCAAACTTGCCAGAAAGCCGGAATGAAACCTACGGCATGGCAGGATGAAGCCACCACCATATTTTGGTTTGAAGCTGTAGTTTTTTAG
- a CDS encoding cysteine-rich small domain-containing protein: protein MENSFKFFRNHQCRYFPCHEVENDFEFNCMFCFCPLYHLKDCGGKPEIKNGIKSCSNCTLPHRPEGYDYIISKLKEKREQSKETA from the coding sequence ATGGAAAACAGTTTCAAATTTTTTAGAAATCACCAATGCCGTTATTTCCCCTGTCACGAAGTAGAAAACGACTTCGAATTCAACTGCATGTTCTGCTTCTGTCCGCTTTATCATCTGAAAGATTGCGGAGGAAAACCTGAGATCAAAAACGGTATCAAGAGCTGTTCGAACTGCACACTCCCACACCGTCCCGAAGGTTATGATTATATCATCAGCAAGTTGAAAGAAAAGAGAGAGCAGAGTAAGGAGACAGCATGA
- the purN gene encoding phosphoribosylglycinamide formyltransferase, translated as MSKLPIAVLISGGGSNLQALIDKVEDGTLDVDIKMVLSNRAGAYGLERAKKHSIPTCTLSHKDYSSREDFDGEMVRVLKDAGVEAIVMAGFMRIITPVFLSAFPGKIINIHPALLPSFAGAGGQVEASEYGVQISGCTVHFVDEKMDHGAIIIQAAVPAMPGEDVETLTERILQVEHRVLPQATKWLAEGRLSLEGRFVKLASANVVKAELNADFPCLINPPLEEGF; from the coding sequence GTGAGCAAATTACCAATTGCTGTACTTATTTCCGGCGGAGGTTCCAATCTTCAGGCCTTAATTGATAAGGTGGAAGACGGAACACTTGATGTCGATATCAAAATGGTTCTTTCGAATAGAGCCGGAGCTTATGGTCTTGAACGTGCTAAAAAGCATTCCATACCTACCTGTACTCTCAGCCATAAAGATTATAGCAGCCGTGAAGATTTCGACGGTGAAATGGTGCGTGTTTTAAAGGATGCAGGTGTCGAAGCCATCGTTATGGCTGGATTCATGCGCATCATTACTCCTGTTTTTTTAAGTGCTTTCCCCGGTAAAATTATTAATATTCATCCTGCGCTGTTACCTAGTTTTGCAGGTGCAGGCGGTCAGGTCGAAGCGTCCGAATATGGGGTTCAAATTTCAGGTTGCACCGTTCATTTTGTAGACGAAAAAATGGATCACGGGGCGATCATTATTCAGGCCGCAGTTCCGGCCATGCCCGGTGAAGATGTTGAAACTCTGACCGAACGCATTTTGCAAGTTGAGCACAGAGTTCTGCCGCAGGCTACAAAGTGGCTGGCAGAAGGAAGGCTCAGTCTCGAAGGACGATTTGTAAAACTCGCTTCTGCAAATGTTGTTAAAGCTGAATTGAATGCAGATTTTCCCTGTCTGATTAATCCGCCTTTGGAAGAAGGATTTTAA
- a CDS encoding secondary thiamine-phosphate synthase enzyme YjbQ: MEIIDIRTNVRDEMIDITGAVRKIIRKNGWLSGAILLYCPHTTGAVTVNEGADPDVVRDIIVNLRKLVPHAGDYQHAEGNSDAHIKTSMFGPEQMLIVEGGEIMLGTWQKIFFCEFDGPRNRKLWVKWLASSD; the protein is encoded by the coding sequence ATGGAAATTATCGATATCAGAACAAACGTCAGAGATGAAATGATAGACATCACCGGCGCAGTCAGAAAGATCATTCGCAAAAACGGATGGCTATCAGGGGCGATCCTTCTATATTGCCCGCACACAACCGGAGCTGTCACGGTAAATGAAGGGGCTGATCCAGACGTCGTCAGGGATATCATCGTGAATTTGCGAAAACTTGTTCCGCATGCCGGAGATTATCAACACGCAGAAGGCAACAGCGACGCGCACATTAAGACCAGCATGTTCGGCCCCGAACAGATGCTTATTGTGGAAGGCGGAGAAATTATGCTCGGCACATGGCAAAAAATATTCTTCTGCGAATTTGACGGCCCAAGAAATCGCAAGCTGTGGGTCAAATGGCTAGCGTCGAGTGATTAA
- the cbiD gene encoding cobalt-precorrin-5B (C(1))-methyltransferase CbiD, translating to MRKNLREGFTTGSAATAAAMSALRVLLGGHKPDSIEIPLPEKGCLVIPVERVELSGLNARAVVIKDGGDDPDATNGHEIHAVVEHIAGNDDLRVEISGGIGVGKVTLPGLPVPVGEPAINPAPRKQIITGILKEISETAPQLRGTIKVRIEVPQGEAIALKTMNSRLGILGGISILGTQGIVRPFSHASWEASIALAVSVAKAAGIEKIIFTTGRRSERFYLEHFPETPQLAMIQAADFFKGSMLEAETKGIREVHWSIFIGKLVKHAMGFPYTHAKDWRIDFALLAKWCEELNIDRTITAEIAGANTARQVFDMITESSKKMFIDMLIAKAEKNALFFTLKKHMIIKYHLFDFDGNLLNGNDKNC from the coding sequence ATGAGAAAAAATCTCCGTGAAGGATTCACTACAGGTTCTGCTGCAACAGCTGCGGCAATGAGTGCTCTTCGAGTTCTGCTCGGCGGCCATAAGCCTGACTCCATAGAAATACCCCTTCCTGAGAAAGGATGTCTCGTCATCCCAGTTGAGCGTGTAGAACTGTCAGGACTAAACGCACGTGCCGTAGTAATAAAAGACGGCGGAGATGATCCCGACGCTACAAACGGACATGAAATTCATGCTGTAGTCGAACATATCGCAGGAAACGATGATTTACGCGTTGAAATTTCAGGCGGCATAGGAGTCGGCAAAGTGACCCTGCCCGGACTGCCCGTCCCTGTCGGTGAACCAGCCATTAATCCAGCCCCGCGTAAACAGATCATTACCGGAATTTTAAAAGAAATTTCTGAAACAGCTCCGCAATTGCGCGGGACGATCAAAGTCCGCATTGAAGTGCCACAAGGTGAAGCAATAGCGCTTAAGACTATGAATTCACGGCTCGGAATTCTGGGCGGAATTTCAATTCTGGGAACACAGGGAATAGTTCGCCCGTTCAGCCATGCTTCATGGGAAGCGTCCATAGCACTGGCTGTCAGCGTTGCAAAAGCCGCAGGAATTGAAAAAATAATTTTCACAACAGGGCGCAGAAGTGAACGGTTCTATCTGGAGCACTTTCCCGAAACACCGCAACTGGCAATGATTCAGGCCGCTGACTTTTTCAAAGGGTCCATGCTGGAGGCGGAAACAAAAGGAATACGCGAAGTTCATTGGTCTATTTTCATAGGCAAGCTGGTCAAACACGCCATGGGATTTCCATACACACACGCCAAAGATTGGCGCATTGATTTTGCCCTGCTTGCTAAATGGTGCGAAGAATTAAATATAGACCGTACAATCACAGCAGAAATAGCCGGAGCCAATACCGCGCGACAAGTTTTTGACATGATCACCGAAAGCTCAAAAAAAATGTTCATAGATATGCTGATTGCCAAGGCTGAAAAGAACGCATTATTTTTTACGTTAAAAAAACATATGATAATCAAGTATCACCTGTTCGATTTTGATGGTAATCTACTAAACGGTAATGACAAGAATTGTTAG
- the cobA gene encoding uroporphyrinogen-III C-methyltransferase gives MGIVYLIGAGPGDPGLLTVKAKEILECADVLIYDYLANKEFISYCKEGAEILYVGKKGGDHTLPQDKINELIVKKAKEGKVIARLKGGDPYVFGRGGEEAEELVEAGIKFEVIPGITAGVAAAAYAGIPVTHRDFTTSVCFITGHEDPTKEKSGHNWEVYAKSNSTLVFYMGVKNLPMIAENLISNGRDPETPVALVRWGTRCNQQSFVSTLENVAEEAANRKFKAPSIIIVGGVCSLHDKLGWFEKKPLLGKGVVVTRAREQSSGLVSTLGKLGACVHEFPTITIMPMADYAPVQKAISSLSDWDWLIFTSVNGVKHFFKQLDESGLDARVFAGLQIAAIGPATAAALVAKGIKPDFVPEKYIAEGVVEGLLERGVKGKKVLIPRALIAREVLPQELEKAGAHVQILPVYETGLSENDPAPILEALESGKINYLTFTSSSTVENFFNLVEPEQFHKFKDSVKIACIGPITTKTLEGFGFEPDIQPEEYTIPGLVDELVKESAE, from the coding sequence ATGGGCATAGTATATCTCATCGGTGCGGGTCCCGGAGACCCCGGTCTGCTGACAGTTAAAGCCAAGGAAATTCTGGAATGTGCAGATGTCCTTATTTATGATTATCTGGCAAATAAAGAATTTATTTCTTACTGCAAAGAAGGCGCAGAAATTCTTTATGTAGGTAAAAAAGGCGGCGACCATACTCTTCCGCAGGATAAAATTAACGAGCTTATCGTTAAAAAAGCGAAAGAAGGCAAAGTCATTGCCCGTCTCAAAGGCGGCGATCCTTACGTTTTCGGACGCGGCGGAGAAGAAGCTGAAGAGCTTGTCGAAGCTGGAATTAAGTTTGAAGTAATTCCCGGTATCACCGCTGGTGTTGCCGCTGCTGCTTATGCCGGAATTCCCGTTACTCACAGAGATTTTACTACTTCCGTTTGTTTTATCACCGGACACGAAGATCCTACCAAGGAGAAGTCCGGTCATAACTGGGAAGTTTATGCTAAGTCCAACAGCACTTTAGTTTTCTACATGGGCGTTAAAAATCTGCCCATGATTGCTGAAAATCTGATCAGCAACGGACGCGATCCCGAAACTCCTGTTGCCCTTGTTCGCTGGGGAACTCGCTGTAATCAGCAGAGTTTTGTTTCCACTCTTGAAAATGTTGCAGAAGAAGCCGCGAATCGTAAATTTAAAGCTCCTTCCATCATTATTGTCGGCGGAGTTTGTTCTCTGCATGACAAACTTGGCTGGTTCGAAAAGAAACCTCTGCTTGGTAAAGGGGTTGTTGTCACCCGCGCACGTGAACAGTCGAGCGGACTTGTTTCCACTCTCGGCAAACTGGGTGCATGTGTTCATGAATTCCCTACCATCACAATTATGCCTATGGCTGATTATGCGCCTGTTCAGAAAGCTATCAGTTCGCTTTCCGATTGGGACTGGCTAATATTCACATCCGTCAATGGTGTGAAACATTTCTTCAAGCAGCTTGATGAAAGCGGTCTCGATGCTCGTGTTTTTGCCGGGCTCCAGATTGCCGCAATCGGACCTGCAACGGCTGCTGCGCTTGTCGCAAAAGGTATCAAGCCTGACTTTGTACCTGAAAAGTATATTGCAGAAGGTGTTGTTGAAGGGCTTCTCGAAAGAGGAGTTAAGGGCAAGAAAGTTCTGATCCCAAGAGCTTTGATTGCGCGTGAAGTTTTGCCTCAGGAACTTGAAAAAGCCGGAGCACATGTTCAGATTCTGCCTGTTTACGAAACAGGTCTTTCTGAAAATGATCCAGCTCCAATCTTGGAAGCTCTTGAAAGCGGTAAAATTAATTATCTCACTTTCACCAGCTCCAGCACGGTTGAGAACTTTTTCAACCTTGTTGAGCCTGAGCAGTTTCACAAATTCAAAGATTCAGTTAAAATAGCCTGTATCGGGCCTATCACAACCAAGACCCTCGAAGGGTTCGGGTTTGAGCCGGATATTCAGCCAGAAGAGTACACGATTCCCGGACTGGTCGACGAACTGGTCAAAGAATCCGCAGAGTAA
- a CDS encoding SpoIIE family protein phosphatase: MSIRTKLFTLLLAFSLVPLLVVSIISRQGILNLGQTQSERLRSGMINILQGEMRQSAMDSAKLVQQQAVSLEFALKAIVAESEDVLNDPVNGLPEVFFSEDFKTKGKQPFDLAPSDQYFKINESGLRTPSSISLEEPVFFFPNGKQSLKKDQNIARLNLLKPELKSFFAEAGTSLHRIYITLNSGLHMAYPGHGNYPADYDPRKRSWFTKAIETNHLVWDRFIDVSTGQQVYTISMPIKGRGGKILGVAAIDIQLVEMLRKNDLSSQWSSAIQAFVVGPAISNGEAKLRIWAEAGHEQKSISWRAQLPNDIKFLQSTNQAKLAKTTQDILNGKSDVIRMPHNGIDSVWAYAPFRGQGSYVLIVPEQVITEIPDAAAEQTLDLSQNLYLAVGTAAFIILVLVALVAYLGSKKIIGPLILMTNAAKKIADGDLSVHVDINTRDERQTLADAFNSMIPKLQDHLRISKSMELAQEVHNNLLPEISPQIAGLDLSGISISCDETGGDYFDYYKVTADGGTGILVGDVTGHGVSAALLMATGRAHLKHASTHNGPLPERIADVNKLLCHDIGVTGRFMTLFCMEISPDNSTATYVRAGHDPAMIYTPATGEKKELIGDPMLALGIFEESEYEEYKVNLSQGEIIFIGTDGIWEARNSDNEMFGRQRLDDLIMKSSAKPASEIQNEIINAVVEFQDGMEQEDDITLVIIKVNQLNCES, from the coding sequence ATGAGCATACGTACAAAACTATTCACGCTACTGCTGGCCTTCAGTCTGGTCCCGCTTCTGGTTGTATCCATCATCAGCAGGCAGGGGATTCTCAATCTCGGACAGACCCAGTCCGAAAGACTGCGCTCCGGCATGATCAACATCCTCCAGGGTGAAATGCGCCAATCCGCAATGGATTCTGCCAAACTGGTACAACAGCAGGCAGTCTCCCTCGAATTCGCGCTGAAAGCCATTGTAGCGGAATCTGAAGATGTACTGAATGACCCTGTAAACGGACTGCCCGAAGTCTTTTTTTCAGAGGACTTTAAAACAAAAGGTAAACAGCCTTTTGATCTGGCCCCATCAGATCAATATTTTAAAATTAATGAATCAGGTTTGCGGACACCTTCTTCAATAAGCCTCGAAGAGCCTGTATTCTTTTTCCCAAATGGCAAACAAAGCCTAAAAAAAGATCAGAATATTGCAAGGCTGAACCTTTTAAAACCTGAGCTTAAATCTTTTTTTGCAGAAGCTGGAACATCTCTGCACCGTATTTATATCACTCTTAATTCAGGTCTGCACATGGCATACCCGGGCCACGGCAATTATCCTGCAGACTATGATCCGCGTAAAAGATCATGGTTCACAAAAGCCATCGAGACTAATCACCTTGTATGGGACAGATTTATCGACGTAAGCACAGGACAGCAGGTCTACACTATTTCTATGCCTATTAAAGGCAGAGGCGGCAAAATTTTGGGAGTTGCGGCAATCGACATTCAGTTGGTTGAAATGCTGCGTAAAAATGACCTGTCATCACAATGGTCTTCTGCAATTCAAGCTTTTGTGGTGGGTCCGGCAATCTCAAACGGCGAAGCAAAGCTTCGAATTTGGGCTGAAGCAGGACATGAACAAAAATCTATTTCGTGGCGTGCCCAACTTCCAAACGATATCAAGTTTTTGCAATCCACAAATCAAGCAAAACTGGCTAAAACGACACAGGATATTTTAAACGGGAAATCCGATGTAATAAGAATGCCCCACAACGGAATTGATTCCGTCTGGGCTTACGCGCCGTTCAGAGGACAGGGCAGTTATGTACTAATTGTTCCTGAACAGGTCATAACAGAAATACCGGATGCCGCAGCAGAACAAACTCTGGATCTCAGCCAGAACCTTTACCTTGCAGTAGGAACTGCGGCTTTTATTATTCTGGTTTTGGTTGCGCTTGTTGCCTACTTAGGAAGTAAAAAAATCATCGGACCTCTGATTCTTATGACCAATGCGGCAAAAAAAATTGCTGATGGTGACCTTTCAGTACACGTGGACATTAACACCCGCGATGAACGGCAAACCCTTGCCGATGCTTTTAATTCGATGATTCCTAAACTTCAAGATCATCTGCGTATAAGTAAATCAATGGAACTTGCTCAGGAAGTTCATAATAATCTGCTGCCCGAAATTTCGCCCCAAATTGCCGGACTGGACCTTTCTGGTATCAGCATTTCCTGCGATGAAACCGGAGGAGATTACTTTGATTACTATAAGGTCACAGCTGACGGCGGAACAGGGATACTGGTAGGTGATGTAACAGGACACGGAGTTTCGGCGGCGCTGCTCATGGCAACAGGCCGTGCGCATCTCAAACACGCATCAACGCACAACGGCCCCCTTCCCGAAAGAATTGCCGACGTTAACAAATTGCTCTGTCACGATATAGGAGTTACCGGAAGATTCATGACTCTTTTCTGCATGGAAATTTCACCGGATAACTCTACAGCCACTTACGTCAGAGCCGGTCATGATCCAGCCATGATCTACACTCCTGCCACAGGTGAAAAAAAAGAACTTATCGGCGACCCCATGCTCGCTCTCGGCATCTTTGAAGAAAGCGAGTATGAAGAATACAAAGTTAATCTCTCGCAAGGTGAAATCATATTCATCGGCACAGACGGCATATGGGAAGCCCGTAACAGCGATAACGAAATGTTCGGTAGACAAAGACTTGACGATCTGATTATGAAAAGCTCCGCGAAACCTGCATCTGAAATTCAAAACGAAATAATCAATGCTGTCGTTGAATTTCAAGACGGCATGGAACAGGAAGACGACATAACTCTTGTCATTATCAAAGTTAACCAACTGAATTGCGAGTCGTAA
- a CDS encoding phosphotransferase: protein MLDPLEPWARKTLRRHTEKNIPGSPERAISRSVIEDTNNNLWLMERIATKQIESRSAIARNLQSLHDSGLDKLLLYQLTDDDSYIADIMGFPWQLSPYYESDELPRPEFIHEAERGEVLAEFLCSLREHGKGKTFEKGAVPFDLLEYATTLVKTISEREPKVFERLEPICEKLFPEMEKFPSLPTAFCHGDFHPLNVLWKGKTVGAVIDWEFSDMRPEIYDVANMVGCVAFENPDAFDSGLIPAFMKNLKRDTDIAPESFAMLPYFIPALRFAWLSEWLRKKDWEMLSMELDFMEILLDRA, encoded by the coding sequence ATGCTCGACCCGCTTGAACCTTGGGCGCGGAAAACTCTTCGCCGCCATACTGAAAAGAATATTCCGGGCAGTCCTGAAAGAGCTATATCCCGCTCAGTCATAGAAGATACCAATAACAATTTATGGTTGATGGAACGTATTGCGACTAAACAGATTGAGAGTCGCTCAGCCATTGCGCGTAATTTACAATCCCTTCACGATTCAGGTCTTGATAAACTATTGCTATATCAACTGACTGATGATGATTCTTATATCGCCGATATCATGGGTTTTCCTTGGCAGCTTTCACCATATTATGAATCAGATGAATTGCCGCGGCCCGAGTTTATTCATGAAGCGGAAAGAGGTGAGGTTCTTGCTGAATTTCTTTGCTCATTGCGGGAGCATGGGAAGGGTAAAACCTTCGAGAAAGGGGCTGTCCCTTTTGATTTGCTGGAGTATGCAACCACATTGGTCAAAACTATTTCTGAGCGTGAGCCGAAAGTTTTTGAAAGGCTGGAACCTATTTGCGAAAAATTGTTTCCTGAGATGGAAAAGTTTCCATCATTGCCGACAGCTTTTTGTCACGGGGATTTTCATCCGCTTAATGTCTTGTGGAAAGGCAAAACTGTCGGCGCAGTAATAGACTGGGAATTTTCAGATATGCGTCCTGAAATATATGACGTGGCAAATATGGTCGGGTGCGTGGCTTTTGAGAATCCTGATGCATTTGATTCGGGGCTGATTCCGGCTTTTATGAAAAATCTCAAGCGCGACACTGATATTGCCCCGGAAAGCTTTGCAATGCTCCCTTATTTCATTCCGGCACTGCGTTTTGCATGGCTGTCCGAATGGCTGCGCAAAAAAGATTGGGAAATGCTGTCCATGGAACTTGATTTCATGGAAATATTACTGGATCGCGCCTGA
- the cobM gene encoding precorrin-4 C(11)-methyltransferase — MGKVYFIGAGPGDPELITVKGQRIIREAGLVLYAGSLVPESVIAEASPSARIENSAAMSLEETNCLMTLHALKGETVARVHTGDPSLYGAIQEQARLLKQSSIEYEIIPGVTSACAAAAASSASFTVPNGTQTLIITRMEGRTPVPQSESLEKLAVHGSAMAIYLSAGNPERIQEELIKGGMDIKTPVIIGYRIGWPEEKSVETTLGELAATAYKNGFKRQTIFLILPGKNAETESLLYDSGFSHLFRKGEV, encoded by the coding sequence ATGGGCAAAGTATATTTCATTGGAGCCGGACCGGGCGATCCCGAACTTATCACAGTAAAAGGACAGCGCATTATCCGCGAGGCAGGACTTGTTCTTTATGCAGGCTCACTTGTGCCGGAATCGGTAATTGCCGAAGCCTCACCGAGTGCGCGCATTGAAAACTCAGCGGCAATGTCACTTGAAGAGACTAACTGCCTTATGACTCTGCATGCTTTAAAAGGCGAAACAGTTGCCCGGGTTCACACCGGCGACCCTTCCCTTTACGGGGCAATACAGGAACAGGCCAGATTGCTGAAACAAAGTTCAATTGAATATGAAATTATCCCCGGCGTGACTTCCGCATGTGCGGCGGCGGCGGCCTCCAGTGCCTCCTTTACCGTCCCGAACGGCACGCAGACTCTTATCATAACCCGTATGGAAGGACGCACCCCTGTTCCGCAAAGTGAAAGCCTTGAAAAACTTGCGGTTCATGGCAGTGCAATGGCTATTTATCTCTCCGCAGGCAATCCTGAAAGGATTCAGGAAGAGCTTATCAAAGGCGGCATGGACATTAAGACCCCTGTAATCATAGGCTACCGCATCGGCTGGCCCGAAGAAAAATCCGTTGAAACTACTCTCGGGGAACTTGCTGCAACTGCGTATAAAAACGGTTTCAAACGACAGACCATTTTTCTCATTCTTCCGGGCAAAAACGCAGAAACGGAATCATTGCTTTACGATTCCGGATTCAGCCATCTGTTCAGAAAAGGTGAAGTTTAG
- the cbiE gene encoding precorrin-6y C5,15-methyltransferase (decarboxylating) subunit CbiE, with the protein MKHVVQIIGLHPGSLEPLESSRKIIEEADVLAGGKRLLDEFPDFEGEILPFFSPVAAFAEKLEERSQSGKRIVLLADGDPLLFGIAESMIRHLGNDHVCVTPCVSTVQLAASRLGKTWKNLDIISLHGRTNFSPLFGSLQRKADCAVYTDSINSPSVIARALLEKCVTDYTMTVLAELGTDSETITTGPLENFIDFNCPDLNIVMLTVESTFNEHPVIGRNDDDFTRQKELITKLPVRAAGLALLGLNKGQTIWDLGAGCGSVSIEASFLAENSQVFAIEKDTERFEMIKENIRKFRAFTVEPIQGTMPEALAELPEPDRIFIGGGIGKGSATISEATARLKPGGRIVVHAILMGSVQRTKEIFENLGWQWQAMLLQASVSDKLAGDIRFKAQNPVTIMWADKPEA; encoded by the coding sequence ATGAAACATGTTGTACAAATAATAGGGTTGCATCCCGGCAGTCTCGAACCTCTGGAATCCTCACGTAAAATTATCGAGGAAGCTGATGTGCTGGCTGGCGGTAAACGATTATTGGACGAATTCCCCGACTTTGAAGGTGAAATTCTGCCCTTTTTTTCGCCGGTGGCAGCCTTTGCTGAAAAGCTTGAGGAACGAAGCCAATCAGGCAAAAGAATTGTGCTGCTGGCTGACGGCGACCCGTTACTCTTCGGCATTGCCGAAAGCATGATCAGACACCTTGGTAATGACCACGTCTGCGTTACCCCTTGCGTTTCCACGGTTCAACTTGCGGCTTCAAGGCTCGGTAAGACTTGGAAAAATTTAGACATAATTTCCCTACACGGCAGAACCAATTTTTCACCATTGTTCGGATCGCTGCAACGCAAAGCAGATTGCGCGGTTTATACTGACAGCATCAATTCCCCTTCAGTAATCGCTCGCGCCCTGCTTGAAAAATGTGTTACAGATTACACGATGACCGTTCTGGCTGAACTGGGTACGGATTCGGAAACAATCACGACAGGACCGCTGGAAAATTTTATAGATTTCAATTGCCCAGACCTTAATATCGTAATGCTGACAGTTGAATCAACATTTAACGAACACCCCGTTATTGGCCGCAATGATGACGATTTTACACGCCAGAAAGAGCTGATAACAAAGCTGCCCGTTCGCGCGGCAGGGCTCGCCCTGCTGGGATTGAACAAAGGGCAGACTATCTGGGACCTCGGCGCAGGATGTGGTTCCGTTTCTATTGAAGCTTCTTTTCTTGCTGAGAATTCACAAGTTTTTGCAATAGAAAAAGACACTGAACGATTTGAAATGATAAAAGAGAATATCCGCAAATTCAGAGCGTTCACAGTTGAACCGATTCAAGGAACAATGCCGGAAGCTCTCGCCGAACTGCCGGAACCGGACCGTATTTTCATCGGCGGCGGAATAGGCAAGGGCAGTGCTACTATCAGCGAAGCAACCGCTCGCTTGAAACCGGGTGGAAGAATTGTAGTGCACGCCATTCTTATGGGTTCCGTTCAACGCACAAAAGAAATTTTTGAAAACTTAGGATGGCAGTGGCAAGCAATGCTGCTTCAAGCCAGTGTCTCGGACAAGCTAGCTGGAGATATCCGATTTAAGGCACAAAATCCTGTCACAATAATGTGGGCTGACAAGCCAGAGGCATAA
- a CDS encoding DUF4389 domain-containing protein — translation MDNFTDLKNSRFDILKRLLRTIVCMVAFELVRLLLQAVVLFQYAYLLILGKSSAPLRRFGNRLSTYTYQLLRYATLNDNMKPFPFSDLPETTRCEPSVSRIDFS, via the coding sequence ATGGACAACTTCACAGATCTTAAAAACAGCCGTTTTGACATACTGAAACGTTTACTAAGAACCATTGTTTGTATGGTCGCTTTTGAGCTGGTCAGACTCCTGCTTCAAGCAGTAGTTCTGTTTCAATATGCCTACCTGCTAATATTGGGAAAATCTTCCGCCCCCCTGCGCAGATTCGGAAACAGACTCAGCACCTACACATATCAACTATTACGCTACGCAACATTAAACGATAATATGAAACCTTTCCCGTTTTCCGATCTGCCCGAGACTACAAGGTGTGAACCTTCTGTTTCCAGAATAGACTTCTCCTAA